Proteins encoded within one genomic window of Ailuropoda melanoleuca isolate Jingjing chromosome 16, ASM200744v2, whole genome shotgun sequence:
- the LOC117796752 gene encoding basic proline-rich protein-like — protein MELPRGNLPPPRCEQPFPQAIYSNWSLLVPTPQLFPPRPGHWERWQTSDSRRPHPGLPCALQPADGASARPAWEWEWEGPDARPGTGLGAGEHAPRGREARGSPPRREGRGPGAAPHVARNRRALFRNSPRGQGGRRQTRSGSHLPPSWLPGAAPTLTLSGPARPAAAATPCALHLGRQLGRPKRRRTAGGGRRGQSLPNRFPRASWPHAHPPSGIAGTRPSRAPPEPASRAAPSPAWPPRRGLGERRAEAPRIPAPPARLGFN, from the coding sequence ATGGAATTGCCCCGCGGTAATCTTCCTCCCCCGCGGTGTGAGCAGCCTTTCCCGCAAGCCATCTACTCCAATTGGAGTCTTCTGGTACCGACTCCCCAGCTCTTTCCACCACGCCCAGGCCACTGGGAGAGGTGGCAAACTTCCGACAGCCGCAGaccccaccctggcctcccctGCGCTCTTCAGCCTGCGGATGGGGCCTCCGCGAGGCCGgcgtgggagtgggagtgggagggtcCCGACGCGCGGCCGGGCACGGGGCTCGGGGCGGGCGAGCACGCGCCGCGGGGCCGGGAAGCGCGCGGCTCTCCCCCGCGCAGGGAGGGCCGCGGACCCGGCGCGGCTCCACACGTGGCCCGGAATCGCCGCGCTCTCTTCAGGAATAGCCCCAGGGGCCAAGGAGGCCGCCGCCAGACCCGGTCAGGctcccatctccctccatccTGGCTGCCAGGCGCGGCTCCCACGTTAACCCTCTCGGGCCCGGCCCGGCCTGCCGCCGCTGCCACCCCCTGCGCGCTCCACCTCGGCCGGCAGTTAGGGCGCCCCAAGCGCCGGCGGACGGCCGGGGGCGGCCGCAGGGGGCAGAGCCTCCCAAACCGCTTCCCCCGCGCCTCCTGGCCGCACGCCCACCCTCCCTCGGGGATCGCAGGGACCCGCCCCTCCCGCGCACCGCCCGAGCCTGCCTCCCGGGCCGCCCCCAGCCCCGCGTGGCCTCCGAGGCGTGGGCTCGGTGAGCGCCGGGCTGAGGCCCCTAGAATACCTGCTCCTCCGGCGCGCCTGGGGTTCAACTAG